From Chryseobacterium joostei, the proteins below share one genomic window:
- a CDS encoding exopolysaccharide transport family protein, producing the protein MIPGKETQVGKSETPKEKYGSFALFDIEHFLRRILKNWYWFVYMFIIGYAISWVYSKYYAQNVYSSELSLSISNNTSSYFSPNQSINFIWGQGGNQDGVYLKKMLFSRSHNEFLVKELNLFVNYSTKGLIKSTYLDKDDSPVFIEVDKKHLQQVNYPITLVPKGNGAYEVVLPKEGQSTSLYSYETEGFQNITPYNRPGNKIVKVNEWYNSPNLRFKLIQNPVTPNIKQDNIIINLSPINQSVTDIVSTISVNFDKEISTIMVITKKGYNLNSTVNFLNKSVAELQKKRLEDKNIVNKNTTAYLQNNLNDIRKKLDSAAVVLNYLKTSEKLYNIKDRDEKSLEKIKDLEAKKADLVSKISSLNNIKNTLQSQNFDKMIATNAAGFEDGMFSASVSELKALYTKRSELASIYKPNSEPMKEVNRLINEARTGSFNSLKGYYTKYYDEINRIDREVSGANSDLTTYPEKERKYLDAERGYNMIEATYNSLLNRQNEAQLNVATNQSDISVIDPAKNLGQGPISPNVKTTKAGIIFGMLLLPILFILIGELLDNKIRNIKELLSATKIPLLGVIGNNSNENMLTVLEQPKSSVSEAFRGIRASVRFLMTNESEKGKVILITSSVGGEGKTYVSINLASVLGLSDKKTILLGMDLRKPKIFGDFKIDNKYGISNYLTGEVDIDQIVNKTKIPNLDVATSGPIPPNPSELLMSQRNIKFIEKLREIYDFIIIDSPPVGLVADSYELMKYSDANIYIVRHEYTEKYMLRMITEKYHNNEIEHLGLIYNDYATKQGYGYGYGYGYGYGYGYFDEDKNYKEPLLIRIRNRMQRMFNKK; encoded by the coding sequence ATGATTCCAGGAAAAGAAACTCAAGTAGGAAAAAGTGAAACCCCAAAAGAAAAGTATGGGTCTTTTGCATTGTTTGATATTGAACATTTTTTAAGAAGAATACTTAAAAATTGGTATTGGTTTGTTTATATGTTTATTATAGGCTATGCCATTTCTTGGGTATACAGTAAATACTATGCCCAGAATGTATACTCTTCAGAGCTATCTCTGAGTATATCCAATAATACATCAAGTTATTTTAGTCCCAATCAGTCAATTAACTTCATCTGGGGACAGGGAGGAAACCAGGATGGGGTCTACCTGAAGAAAATGCTTTTTTCAAGATCGCACAATGAATTTTTGGTTAAAGAATTAAATCTTTTTGTGAACTATTCTACCAAGGGTCTTATCAAATCTACTTATTTGGATAAGGATGATTCTCCGGTTTTTATTGAAGTTGACAAAAAACATCTTCAGCAAGTTAACTATCCGATTACGTTGGTCCCAAAAGGTAATGGAGCCTATGAAGTTGTACTTCCGAAAGAGGGCCAGTCTACAAGCTTGTATAGCTATGAAACAGAGGGGTTTCAGAATATTACCCCCTACAACAGACCGGGAAATAAGATCGTAAAAGTTAACGAATGGTATAACTCTCCCAATCTAAGATTCAAGCTAATTCAAAATCCGGTTACGCCTAATATTAAACAGGATAATATTATTATTAATCTAAGTCCAATTAACCAAAGTGTTACCGATATTGTATCAACCATATCTGTAAATTTTGACAAAGAGATTAGCACCATTATGGTAATCACCAAGAAAGGGTACAATCTTAACAGTACTGTAAACTTTCTTAATAAATCAGTTGCAGAACTTCAAAAAAAGAGACTGGAGGATAAAAACATTGTTAATAAAAATACAACAGCTTATCTACAAAATAATCTAAACGATATTCGTAAGAAACTGGACTCAGCTGCCGTTGTCTTAAACTACCTGAAAACATCAGAGAAGCTATACAATATTAAAGACAGAGATGAAAAATCTCTGGAAAAAATAAAAGATCTTGAAGCGAAAAAGGCAGATCTTGTAAGTAAAATAAGTTCGCTGAATAATATTAAAAATACACTTCAGTCTCAGAACTTTGATAAAATGATTGCTACCAATGCAGCAGGTTTTGAAGATGGAATGTTTTCTGCCTCTGTAAGCGAACTTAAGGCTCTATATACCAAGAGATCAGAATTGGCATCAATCTACAAGCCAAATTCTGAACCAATGAAAGAGGTGAACAGGCTTATTAATGAAGCAAGAACCGGATCTTTCAATAGTTTAAAAGGGTATTACACTAAATATTATGATGAGATCAACAGAATTGATCGTGAAGTTTCTGGTGCAAATTCAGATTTGACAACCTATCCTGAAAAGGAAAGAAAATATCTTGATGCAGAAAGAGGCTATAATATGATTGAAGCTACATACAACAGTCTTTTGAATAGACAGAATGAGGCACAACTGAATGTAGCAACAAACCAGTCTGACATTAGTGTAATTGACCCAGCCAAGAATTTAGGACAGGGACCTATAAGCCCGAACGTTAAAACAACAAAGGCTGGAATAATATTTGGAATGCTATTGCTTCCTATATTATTTATTTTAATTGGTGAACTGCTTGATAATAAGATTAGGAATATTAAGGAATTACTAAGCGCAACGAAAATTCCACTTCTTGGAGTGATCGGAAACAACAGTAATGAAAATATGCTGACGGTTTTGGAACAGCCAAAATCGTCTGTTTCAGAAGCCTTTAGAGGTATCAGAGCGAGCGTTAGATTCCTAATGACCAATGAAAGTGAAAAAGGTAAGGTAATCCTGATAACATCTTCCGTAGGGGGTGAGGGGAAAACCTATGTATCCATCAATCTTGCATCGGTACTAGGACTAAGTGACAAAAAAACAATCCTATTGGGAATGGACCTTCGAAAGCCTAAAATCTTTGGAGATTTCAAAATTGATAATAAATATGGTATTTCAAACTACCTTACGGGAGAAGTGGATATTGACCAGATCGTGAATAAGACTAAGATACCAAATCTTGATGTTGCAACTTCAGGACCTATTCCACCCAACCCGTCAGAGTTATTAATGAGCCAAAGAAATATTAAGTTTATAGAAAAGCTGAGAGAAATATATGACTTTATTATCATAGATTCTCCGCCAGTGGGATTAGTAGCAGACTCCTATGAACTTATGAAATATTCCGATGCAAATATTTACATTGTTCGCCACGAGTATACTGAAAAGTATATGCTAAGAATGATTACAGAGAAATATCATAATAATGAGATTGAGCATTTAGGACTTATTTATAATGATTATGCTACGAAGCAGGGATATGGCTATGGATATGGTTACGGCTATGGTTATGGATATGGCTATTTTGATGAAGATAAAAATTACAAAGAACCACTGTTAATCAGAATACGGAACAGGATGCAAAGAATGTTTAATAAAAAATAG
- a CDS encoding isoprenyl transferase, translating to MSLIKNKINSENLPKHVAIIMDGNGRWAKSRGEDRTFGHKNAINAVRNAINACNEINIPYLTLYTFSSENWSRPAEEVSTLMNLLVETLLLEAEEIFSKGLRMHVIGNLNKLPTLVREQLQRVMDLTKENTKGNLVLAISYGSQNEILEAVKNISSDVKEGKVDVENIDEKLFEDYLYTKNFPPVDLLIRTSGEIRISNFLLWQIAYAELQFLNVLWPDFTKDIFFQCIVDYQNKERRYGLTGEQIQGQ from the coding sequence ATGTCGTTGATTAAAAATAAAATAAATTCTGAGAATTTACCGAAACACGTAGCCATCATTATGGATGGCAATGGAAGATGGGCAAAATCTCGTGGCGAAGACAGAACCTTCGGTCACAAAAATGCCATTAATGCTGTAAGAAATGCAATTAATGCATGTAATGAGATCAATATCCCCTATTTAACACTTTATACGTTCTCTTCAGAAAACTGGAGTCGTCCGGCTGAAGAAGTGAGCACCCTTATGAATCTGCTTGTAGAAACTTTACTGCTTGAAGCAGAAGAGATCTTTAGCAAAGGGTTAAGAATGCATGTAATAGGAAACCTGAATAAACTGCCTACTTTAGTAAGAGAGCAGTTGCAGCGTGTGATGGATCTTACAAAAGAAAACACAAAAGGAAACCTTGTATTAGCGATAAGCTATGGCTCACAAAATGAAATACTGGAAGCCGTAAAAAATATAAGTTCTGATGTAAAAGAAGGAAAAGTAGACGTAGAGAATATTGATGAAAAACTATTCGAAGATTATCTCTATACCAAGAATTTTCCTCCAGTAGATTTACTGATCAGAACAAGTGGCGAAATCAGGATAAGTAACTTCCTCCTTTGGCAGATTGCTTATGCTGAATTACAGTTTTTAAATGTTCTATGGCCGGATTTCACTAAAGATATTTTCTTCCAATGTATTGTAGATTATCAAAATAAGGAAAGAAGATACGGATTAACCGGAGAGCAGATACAAGGCCAATAA
- a CDS encoding acyl-CoA thioesterase, whose product MEKEVSTTVKVRFSDCDPIGHLNNVKYLDYMFNAREDHVETFYGFTYEEYTKQTGCTWIAIQNEIAYLKEVRYNTQVVISSKTIEIQDRTAKVEILMKSLDEKTVHAVLWVTVIYFNLKTRKSEVHPEDIKETFHKFYVDLAQKDFQSRVKFLRSQNAKNS is encoded by the coding sequence ATGGAAAAAGAAGTATCAACTACGGTAAAGGTTAGGTTTAGTGATTGTGATCCTATTGGACATCTGAACAATGTGAAATATCTTGATTATATGTTCAATGCCAGAGAAGATCATGTAGAGACATTCTACGGATTTACTTATGAAGAATATACCAAGCAGACCGGCTGTACATGGATTGCAATTCAAAATGAAATTGCCTACCTGAAAGAAGTAAGATACAATACCCAAGTAGTCATCAGTAGCAAGACTATCGAAATACAGGATAGAACAGCCAAGGTTGAAATTCTGATGAAAAGCTTAGACGAAAAAACAGTTCATGCTGTACTTTGGGTAACCGTTATTTACTTTAACTTGAAAACCAGAAAATCAGAAGTACATCCGGAAGACATAAAAGAAACATTCCACAAATTTTATGTGGACCTAGCTCAAAAAGACTTCCAGTCAAGAGTGAAGTTTTTAAGATCTCAAAATGCGAAAAATTCTTAA
- the porG gene encoding type IX secretion system protein PorG, whose protein sequence is MNKKLLFSFLAFLGVVSVKAQRNELGVRLGMSNLVGDVGRTNYILQKPLDLNRISDWGIPFYGGILYRFNFNPHQTIRLDLGYNQIQFSDKAAKEEYRRNRNSYGKNNVYEASLMFEYNFFPINNEQVSMVSPYIFGGVGALMFDAPKANLVNDFRRDADGVALAPINEMDFKTTTEYTLGKKVTMHIPFGVGLKYKFNHTWAIFAEATFRYTLTDQLDHSKILSSDVKNSFNADILDPATGGSLLQSGNYYAVAKEREEEFIKKRNIGDDRSNDWMNTFSLGLTFSFGRPPCYCD, encoded by the coding sequence ATGAATAAAAAATTATTGTTTAGCTTCCTTGCCTTCCTTGGAGTGGTGAGTGTTAAAGCTCAAAGAAACGAATTGGGAGTTCGTCTAGGTATGAGTAACCTAGTGGGAGATGTAGGAAGAACAAATTATATTTTACAAAAGCCGTTGGATTTAAATAGAATATCGGATTGGGGTATCCCATTTTATGGAGGAATATTATATAGATTTAATTTTAACCCGCATCAAACTATTAGATTGGATTTAGGATACAACCAAATTCAGTTTAGTGATAAAGCTGCGAAAGAAGAATATAGAAGAAATAGAAACTCATACGGTAAAAATAACGTGTATGAGGCAAGTTTAATGTTTGAATATAACTTTTTCCCTATAAATAACGAACAGGTAAGTATGGTAAGCCCATATATTTTTGGAGGTGTAGGTGCCTTAATGTTTGATGCACCTAAAGCTAATCTTGTGAATGACTTCAGAAGAGATGCAGATGGTGTGGCGCTAGCTCCAATCAATGAAATGGACTTTAAAACAACAACCGAATACACGTTAGGAAAAAAAGTTACCATGCATATCCCTTTTGGGGTAGGTTTAAAGTATAAATTTAACCATACTTGGGCTATATTTGCAGAAGCAACCTTTAGATATACATTAACAGATCAGCTTGATCACAGTAAGATCCTTTCCAGTGATGTAAAGAATTCATTTAATGCCGATATCTTGGATCCGGCTACAGGGGGTTCCTTATTACAGTCAGGTAATTATTATGCTGTTGCTAAAGAAAGAGAAGAAGAGTTTATTAAAAAGAGAAATATTGGAGATGATAGATCTAATGACTGGATGAATACATTCAGTTTAGGATTGACTTTCTCGTTTGGAAGACCTCCATGTTATTGTGATTAA
- a CDS encoding OmpH family outer membrane protein, whose product MKKLSVLFAAVMMFVSVGMAKAQKMATLDVLGVLNAMPEKKKADADLKTFLDTKQAEIKKKADAGQAKLKQYSEEAPKKTADENKAREAELQKMQEEIAQMQDKAQKDLQAKQEVAFGPIEKKLNDAVEKVAKANGYDYIMDANSPAFLYKAGADATAAVKKELGIQ is encoded by the coding sequence ATGAAAAAATTAAGTGTATTATTTGCAGCAGTGATGATGTTTGTTTCTGTAGGTATGGCAAAGGCTCAAAAAATGGCTACTTTAGATGTATTGGGAGTTCTTAATGCAATGCCTGAAAAGAAAAAAGCAGATGCTGATCTTAAGACATTCTTAGATACTAAGCAAGCTGAGATTAAGAAAAAAGCAGATGCTGGACAAGCCAAATTAAAGCAGTATAGCGAAGAAGCTCCAAAGAAAACTGCAGACGAAAACAAAGCTAGAGAAGCAGAATTACAAAAAATGCAGGAAGAAATAGCTCAAATGCAGGACAAAGCTCAAAAAGACCTACAAGCTAAACAAGAAGTAGCTTTCGGACCGATTGAGAAAAAATTGAACGATGCAGTTGAAAAAGTAGCAAAAGCTAATGGTTATGACTACATTATGGATGCAAATTCACCAGCATTCCTTTACAAAGCAGGAGCTGATGCTACTGCAGCTGTTAAAAAAGAATTAGGAATTCAATAA
- the rfbD gene encoding dTDP-4-dehydrorhamnose reductase, translating into MKKIAVVGSNGQLGNCIRKIAPDFENQYEFLFTDSTTLDITNQDQVNDFFYDNKPDYCINASAYTAVDLAEKEREKAFAVNADGVANLAQACTDFKSILIHVSTDYVFDGDTNLPYSEDDFTNPIGAYGESKRKGEELALEINPKTIILRTSWLYSEFNKNFVKTMLNLFSQKEELGIVADQFGQPTNANDLAEAIMKIIEAPHKTFGIFHFSNYPETTWFEFAKKIAEFSKSSVKLNPLTTEQYPTPAKRPVRSTMSLDKIEETYKIEPRHWEHSLEECVDVLSQQ; encoded by the coding sequence ATGAAAAAAATAGCAGTAGTAGGCAGCAACGGTCAGTTAGGAAACTGTATCAGGAAAATAGCTCCCGATTTTGAAAACCAATACGAGTTTTTATTTACAGACTCTACAACCCTGGATATTACAAACCAAGATCAGGTAAACGACTTTTTCTATGATAACAAACCAGACTATTGTATCAATGCCTCTGCATATACGGCAGTAGATTTGGCAGAAAAAGAAAGAGAAAAGGCATTTGCTGTAAATGCAGACGGAGTAGCCAATCTTGCTCAGGCATGTACAGATTTTAAATCTATCCTGATCCACGTCTCTACAGACTATGTTTTTGATGGAGATACAAATCTGCCTTATTCAGAAGATGATTTTACAAATCCAATCGGTGCTTATGGTGAATCAAAAAGAAAAGGAGAGGAGTTGGCATTAGAAATTAATCCGAAGACTATTATACTAAGAACTTCTTGGCTTTATTCAGAATTTAATAAGAATTTCGTTAAAACCATGTTGAACTTATTCTCCCAAAAAGAAGAATTAGGAATCGTAGCCGATCAGTTTGGGCAGCCTACCAATGCCAATGACCTTGCCGAGGCAATCATGAAGATTATTGAAGCACCCCATAAAACTTTCGGAATATTCCATTTCTCAAACTATCCTGAAACAACTTGGTTTGAATTCGCCAAAAAAATTGCTGAATTTTCAAAATCTTCAGTAAAGCTAAATCCTTTAACTACTGAGCAGTATCCGACACCAGCAAAAAGACCTGTTAGAAGTACCATGTCATTGGATAAAATAGAAGAAACCTATAAAATAGAACCAAGACACTGGGAGCATAGCCTTGAAGAATGTGTTGATGTTCTTTCACAGCAATAA
- a CDS encoding polysaccharide biosynthesis/export family protein: protein MMKNFKYLFLILLPFLVTSCITTKDVRYLQPSESLVINEEGLVPYNIPIYRITKNDILNLNIVTTPKGDAAQFYSSLNTSGGAGGGAVSNVTSGGAGGASGAGGNVNFYFNGLKVDSNGDINVFGIGYIKAEGRTLDDITKEIQGKVNENFQEGKSEVRLNTDGITYYILGDVESTGLSGEKVAHKNTLTITEALAINGGLNRTIDKKDVVIHRKLPEGIKIAKIDLTREDLMNSPYYYIQNGDEIYLNTRKKSLNGFGKDPIQTLLTGVTAITTALTLYTILQRL, encoded by the coding sequence ATGATGAAGAACTTTAAGTATTTATTTTTAATATTATTACCTTTCCTGGTTACCTCGTGCATCACTACAAAAGATGTAAGATATTTACAGCCAAGTGAAAGTCTTGTAATTAACGAAGAAGGTCTTGTTCCCTACAATATTCCTATCTACAGAATTACAAAAAATGACATCCTTAACCTTAATATTGTTACCACTCCCAAAGGAGATGCTGCACAGTTTTATTCTTCCCTGAATACTTCTGGAGGAGCAGGTGGAGGAGCCGTGAGTAATGTTACTTCAGGAGGAGCAGGTGGCGCATCAGGCGCCGGAGGAAATGTCAATTTCTATTTTAATGGTTTGAAAGTGGATTCCAACGGCGATATTAATGTATTCGGAATAGGATACATCAAGGCTGAGGGAAGAACGCTTGATGATATCACAAAAGAAATACAAGGTAAGGTAAACGAAAACTTCCAGGAGGGAAAATCTGAAGTAAGATTAAATACTGACGGAATCACTTATTATATCCTTGGTGATGTGGAATCAACAGGACTTTCAGGTGAAAAAGTGGCTCATAAAAATACCCTTACCATTACTGAGGCATTAGCTATCAACGGAGGTTTGAACAGAACTATCGACAAAAAAGATGTTGTTATTCACAGAAAGCTTCCGGAAGGAATCAAAATAGCTAAAATAGATCTTACCCGCGAAGACCTGATGAATTCTCCATACTACTATATTCAGAATGGAGACGAAATCTATCTTAATACAAGAAAGAAAAGCTTGAACGGATTCGGAAAAGATCCTATACAGACTTTATTGACAGGTGTTACAGCAATTACGACGGCATTAACTTTATATACAATCCTACAAAGACTTTAA
- a CDS encoding BamA/OMP85 family outer membrane protein, producing MKFRLLPIIMFAASAHFYGQVTPQDSTKVSNAVHTENEVGTYTLKDIVVDGVKKYTPAQILRFTGLSKGESVDIPGQKISNAVKKLWDTQSFSEVEVYVQSIEGQTVVLKFYLQDLKELGEVKFKGKGIGKSKNEKLAKDNNLKPGTKITQNLVSSLKTNIPKDYIKKGFADAKISIEDKINAGDPSLVDWTINVDKGRKIKIDHIEFEGNTSVTDRKLRNKAFKETKQRRFGIGGILKSSKFIEEKYQEDKQSLVNYYNSLGYRDAKIVSDSVWRNKRNNYEINVKLNEGKKYYIGDITFTGNTVYSTEYLQRLLGYKKGDIYDAVGFNKKVGEDGGKEDDSDIKSVYMNNGYLFSNVTPVEKSVSGDAVNLEVRINEGEQATWNKVTWQGNTTTHDHVVLRALRTKPGELFKKTEIKRTYFDLAGMSFFDPQQVGQDIQPNQQDNTVDINWKLVEKGSSQVQLQAGYGGNSFIGTLGLTFNNFSLRNFLKFKDFKPVPQGDGQTFSIQVQAGQYFQNYGVSFTEPWLFGTRPTALSVSLNNSRVKYSDGLGGSQKLNIFSASVGLNRLLNWPDDYFSLYTGIQFQKYDFNNYPFQFGETTEYYGNANNFSINLGLSRNSAGIDPIFPTMGSNIELSAKLTPPYSLFSNKDYSTMKPVDKYKWMEFYKIKFKADVYNEIIGKLVLRSSAEMGFMDGYNKNLGAPPFERFYVGGTGLFGGRYDGRELIPLRGYENASTYGGESTDITQKGGGTIYNRFTLELRYPISLNQTAKIYALTFAEGGNVWNSWGNYNPFQLKRSVGVGVRVYMGAFGLIGFDFAYGFDKTLSGDPSGWRNHFLMNQSL from the coding sequence ATGAAGTTTAGACTATTACCCATCATTATGTTTGCTGCTTCTGCGCATTTTTATGGACAAGTAACTCCACAGGACAGCACCAAAGTAAGTAATGCTGTACACACAGAAAATGAGGTAGGCACTTATACACTTAAAGACATCGTTGTAGATGGGGTGAAAAAATATACACCAGCTCAGATCTTAAGATTTACAGGCTTATCTAAAGGAGAAAGCGTAGACATTCCAGGACAGAAGATCAGTAATGCTGTTAAAAAGCTTTGGGATACCCAATCTTTTTCTGAAGTGGAAGTATACGTTCAAAGTATTGAAGGACAGACAGTCGTTCTTAAATTCTATCTTCAGGATCTGAAGGAACTTGGAGAAGTAAAATTCAAGGGCAAAGGAATAGGGAAATCTAAAAATGAAAAACTAGCTAAAGACAACAATCTGAAGCCGGGAACAAAGATTACTCAAAACCTCGTTTCAAGTCTTAAGACGAACATCCCAAAAGACTATATTAAAAAAGGTTTTGCTGACGCAAAAATCAGTATCGAGGATAAAATCAATGCCGGAGATCCTTCTTTGGTAGATTGGACCATTAATGTAGACAAAGGAAGAAAGATCAAAATTGATCATATTGAATTTGAAGGAAACACAAGCGTAACCGATAGAAAGCTTAGAAATAAAGCTTTTAAAGAAACAAAACAAAGACGTTTCGGAATTGGTGGGATCTTGAAGTCTTCAAAATTCATTGAAGAAAAATATCAGGAAGATAAGCAAAGCTTGGTTAATTATTATAACTCTTTAGGGTATAGAGACGCAAAAATAGTTTCTGACTCTGTATGGAGAAATAAAAGAAATAACTATGAGATCAATGTAAAGCTTAACGAAGGTAAAAAATACTATATCGGAGACATTACATTTACAGGTAATACAGTATACTCTACAGAATATCTACAGAGACTGCTGGGATATAAGAAAGGAGATATTTACGATGCAGTAGGATTCAACAAAAAAGTAGGAGAAGACGGTGGTAAGGAAGATGATTCTGATATCAAGTCAGTATACATGAATAATGGTTATCTTTTCTCCAACGTAACACCAGTTGAAAAATCAGTTTCAGGAGACGCTGTAAACCTTGAAGTTAGAATTAACGAAGGAGAGCAGGCAACTTGGAATAAAGTAACATGGCAGGGGAATACAACTACCCATGACCACGTAGTTCTTAGAGCTTTAAGAACAAAACCAGGTGAGCTTTTCAAAAAAACAGAAATCAAAAGAACGTATTTTGATTTGGCAGGTATGTCATTCTTTGATCCACAACAGGTGGGACAAGATATTCAGCCTAACCAACAGGATAATACTGTAGATATCAATTGGAAACTGGTAGAAAAAGGATCTTCTCAGGTTCAGCTTCAGGCTGGATATGGAGGAAATAGTTTTATCGGAACCTTGGGGTTAACGTTTAATAACTTCTCATTAAGAAACTTCCTTAAATTTAAGGATTTTAAACCAGTACCACAGGGAGATGGGCAAACTTTCTCTATTCAGGTACAGGCAGGACAATATTTCCAGAACTACGGAGTATCATTTACGGAACCTTGGTTGTTCGGTACAAGACCAACTGCACTTTCTGTAAGTTTGAATAACTCAAGAGTAAAATACAGCGACGGACTTGGAGGATCCCAGAAACTAAATATATTCTCGGCATCAGTAGGTTTAAACAGACTATTGAACTGGCCGGATGATTATTTCTCCCTATATACAGGAATACAGTTCCAGAAGTATGACTTTAATAATTACCCATTCCAGTTTGGGGAAACTACAGAATACTATGGAAATGCAAATAATTTCAGTATCAATTTAGGTTTAAGTAGAAACTCTGCTGGGATAGACCCTATCTTCCCAACAATGGGTTCCAATATTGAACTTTCTGCGAAGTTAACGCCACCATACTCATTGTTCAGCAATAAAGATTACTCTACAATGAAGCCTGTTGACAAATATAAGTGGATGGAATTCTACAAAATTAAGTTCAAGGCTGATGTATATAACGAAATCATCGGAAAATTGGTATTAAGATCTTCTGCTGAAATGGGATTCATGGATGGTTACAACAAAAACCTTGGTGCACCGCCATTTGAAAGATTCTATGTAGGAGGTACAGGATTATTCGGAGGTAGATATGACGGTAGAGAGCTAATTCCTTTAAGAGGATATGAGAATGCCAGTACATACGGTGGAGAATCAACTGATATTACCCAAAAAGGTGGGGGTACAATCTATAACAGATTTACACTGGAATTAAGATATCCGATTTCATTGAACCAAACGGCTAAAATTTATGCATTAACTTTTGCAGAAGGAGGTAACGTTTGGAACTCTTGGGGTAATTATAACCCATTCCAGCTGAAAAGATCAGTAGGGGTCGGAGTAAGAGTTTATATGGGAGCATTCGGATTAATCGGATTTGACTTCGCTTACGGATTTGATAAAACTCTATCAGGAGATCCATCTGGATGGAGAAACCACTTCTTGATGAACCAATCGTTATAA
- a CDS encoding OmpH family outer membrane protein, protein MKNFKITITFVLLLLFGFSNAQKIGVVDTNEILNKLPQYKEAEARLNSQIDTWQSELQNMQSEYERKKAAFESEKVLLIGDQLKLREKEVVDLDKNIKTTTSLRFGANGEITKLRTNLVLPFQDQIWGAIKTMSEKNGLGIVLDKSNNISVIFLQGKYDYTEKVLTILLKGTDKKDKTSTKSKK, encoded by the coding sequence ATGAAGAACTTTAAAATAACCATCACTTTTGTATTACTTTTGCTTTTTGGATTTTCAAATGCCCAAAAAATAGGAGTAGTAGATACTAATGAAATTTTAAATAAATTACCTCAGTATAAAGAAGCCGAAGCGAGATTGAATTCTCAAATTGATACCTGGCAGTCTGAACTTCAGAACATGCAGTCAGAATATGAAAGGAAAAAAGCGGCATTCGAAAGTGAAAAAGTGTTATTGATAGGGGATCAATTAAAGCTTAGAGAAAAAGAGGTTGTAGACCTTGATAAAAACATCAAAACAACTACAAGCTTACGTTTTGGAGCCAACGGTGAAATTACGAAACTAAGAACAAACCTTGTTTTACCATTTCAGGATCAGATATGGGGAGCAATTAAAACAATGTCCGAAAAAAACGGATTGGGCATAGTTCTTGATAAAAGCAATAACATTAGTGTTATTTTTCTTCAGGGAAAATATGATTATACAGAAAAAGTATTAACTATTTTACTGAAAGGAACAGATAAGAAAGATAAAACTAGTACCAAAAGTAAAAAGTAA